From a single Silene latifolia isolate original U9 population chromosome 6, ASM4854445v1, whole genome shotgun sequence genomic region:
- the LOC141588084 gene encoding uncharacterized protein LOC141588084, whose product MGSWIWKAIWSPPVLPRIKVFMCQLCSDALPVRGNIATRIRDFDCSCPRCHAGEESCVHAVRDCGWNEEVWEMVGIEVFRSHSSMRIREWVEVELRRMGMEERVLFMTSCWVIWEQRNKLLFDNGMWTGERVVRRIMDVVWEMASLKEDEVEKERGRGDPTADGRWGRPSDGMWKVNVDAGVKEGMGVGLGAVCRDGDGRVAWAVSVQAAGTCCVQMAEAEAIILGLKEARRVGMRSVIIESDCLNVVAALKERKKGRSDIFLIYDEILSLVPFFDTVIFNYTRRDCNKLAHLVTHATPWTIGRRFWLDVLPPSFVDVAEQDLIDI is encoded by the coding sequence ATGGGAAGCTGGATTTGGAAAGCGATTTGGAGTCCACCGGTGTTACCACGTATAAAAGTGTTCATGTGTCAGCTGTGTAGTGATGCGCTTCCAGTTAGGGGAAATATTGCAACCCGGATTCGGGACTTTGATTGCTCTTGTCCTAGGTGTCATGCCGGTGAGGAGTCATGTGTCCATGCGGTTCGAGATTGCGGTTGGAATGAGGAGGTCTGGGAGATGGTTGGGATCGAGGTTTTTAGGAGCCATAGTAGTATGCGCATAAGGGAGTGGGTAGAGGTCGAGCTTCGTCGTATGGGGATGGAGGAACGTGTTCTCTTTATGACTTCGTGCTGGGTGATTTGGGAGCAGAGGAATAAATTGTTATTTGATAACGGGATGTGGACAGGTGAGAGAGTTGTAAGGAGGATAATGGACGTGGTTTGGGAGATGGCAAGCTTGAAGGAGGATGAGGTTGAGAAGGAAAGGGGGAGGGGAGATCCGACGGCCGATGGTAGATGGGGCAGGCCGAGTGATGGTATGTGGAAGGTAAATGTTGACGCAGGCGTTAAGGAGGGAATGGGTGTAGGGTTGGGAGCGGTTTGCAGGGATGGTGATGGTCGGGTGGCATGGGCGGTGTCGGTCCAAGCCGCGGGCACTTGTTGTGTGCAAATGGCTGAGGCGGAGGCTATTATTCTTGGCTTGAAAGAGGCTAGGCGCGTTGGGATGCGGAGTGTTATCATCGAAAGCGATTGTCTTAATGTGGTTGCTGCTTTAAAGGAGAGGAAAAAGGGTCGTAGCGATATTTTTCTTATTTACGATGAGATTTTAAGTTTAGTCCCGTTTTTTGATACTGTTatttttaattatactcgtaggGATTGTAATAAGCTGGCTCACTTAGTAACTCATGCTACGCCATGGACCATAGGTAGGAGATTTTGGTTGGATGTTTTGCCGCCGTCATTTGTGGATGTTGCAGAACAAGATTTAATTGATATATGA